One part of the Phragmites australis chromosome 3, lpPhrAust1.1, whole genome shotgun sequence genome encodes these proteins:
- the LOC133912404 gene encoding uncharacterized protein LOC133912404 produces MSTSNLRRRLHHGDVDGRKNEHVDISSVDSLDEPLLGSSYDNGGSEIYVPGRQDLWDDDRKKEQLHWSFLFSNLIAQWAQWLANIIASSGSIFGRLFPFSSDNQNNPVYLSPLQEERLNTLRRRLQIPFDGSRIEHQDALRQLWRLAYPTREIPPLKSELWKEMGWQGTDPATDFRGGGFISLQNLIFFARNYPNSFQMLLNKEQGQRADWEYPFAVAGINISFMLVQMLDLQSTVPSSKSGICFLELLGRDENAFDHLYCVAFRLLDAQWLVKRASYMEFNEVLKSTRTQLERELVLEDVLAVKDLPSYTMLDQ; encoded by the exons ATGTCAACAAGCAATCTGAGGAGGCGGCTCCACCATGGAGACGTCGATGGAAGGAAAAATGAGCATGTTGACATATCCAGTGTAGATTCCCTCGACGAACCTCTACTTGGCTCCAGCTATGACAATGGTGGATCAGAG ATTTATGTTCCTGGAAGGCAGGACTTGTGGGATGACGATAGAAAGAAGGAGCAACTACACTGGTCATTTCTTTTCTCAAATTTGATTGCGCAATGGGCACAATGGTTGG CAAATATTATTGCAAGCTCAGGATCAATTTTTGGTAGATTATTCCCCTTCTCATCAGATAACCAAAACAATCCAGTATATCTTAGCCCTTTGCAG gaaGAAAGGTTGAATACATTAAGACGCAGATTGCAAATCCCTTTTGATGGCTCCCGTATTGAACATCAA GATGCCTTGAGACAACTCTGGCGTTTGGCTTACCCCACTCGCGAGATTCCTCCCCTGAAATCAGAATTGTGGAAGGAGATGGGTTGGCAAGGTACTGATCCAGCTACTGATTTCAG GGGCGGTGGATTCATATCGTTGCAGAACCTTATCTTTTTCGCTAGGAACTACCCT AATTCCTTTCAGATGCTTCTGAACAAAGAGCAAGGGCAGAGAGCAGATTGGGAGTACCCTTTTGCAGTTGCTGGTATCAACATTTCCTTCATGCTGGTCCAGATGTTGGATCTACAGTCAA CTGTTCCATCTTCAAAATCTGGAATTTGTTTCCTTGAACTGCTTGGACGAGATGAGAATGCGTTTGATCACCTGTACTGTGTGGCCTTTCGGCTGCTTGATGCGCAGTGGCTTGTGAAACGTGCCTCGTATATGGAATTCAAT GAGGTCTTGAAATCTACAAGAACTCAGTTGGAGCGCGAACTAGTTTTAGAAGATGTACTGGCGGTGAAGGACCTGCCGTCGTACACTATGCTAGATCAGTAA
- the LOC133911019 gene encoding late embryogenesis abundant protein 17-like translates to MVSRQDRREERAEAEARHAADEIARARDERVVKAEVDARKAADEIASARADREGAGGGGILESVQEGTKSFVSAVGRTFGGAKDAAVDKTSQTAQATGDKLGDYKDYTADKARETNDSIAQKTSETVEATRNKVGEYKDSTVVKAKETKDAVAHKASETAEETKNKLGEYKDAAAGKAREAMDATADKTREAKDVTMQKAQETKDATADRAREAKDAAKQKAGEYTDSARETAQEARDRSRATAQTAADQARETAGTHDADRGQGQGLFGALGYMTGAIKEKLTLGSAPGQQHHDVRLGGEDERAVKERAAEKAAEVYFEEKDRLLRERAAERVDRCVEKCVEGCADSACVHRQGKM, encoded by the exons ATGGTGTCGAGGCAGGACAGGCGTGAGGAGcgcgccgaggccgaggctcGCCACGCCGCGGACGAGATCGCGCGGGCGCGGGACGAGCGCGTGGTGAAGGCGGAGGTGGACGCCCGCAAGGCAGCGGACGAGATCGCGAGCGCCCGCGCCGACCGCGAGGGCGC cggcggcggcggcatttTGGAGAGCGTGCAGGAGGGCACCAAGTCCTTCGTGAGCGCCGTGGGGCGCACCTTCGGCGGCGCCAAGGACGCGGCCGTCGACAAGACCTCCCAGACGGCGCAGGCCACCGGCGACAAGCTCGGCGATTACAAGGACTATACCGCCGACAAGGCCAGGGAGACCAACGACAGCATCGCGCAGAAGACGAGCGAGACCGTGGAGGCCACCCGGAACAAGGTCGGCGAGTACAAGGACAGCACCGTGGTGAAGGCGAAAGAGACCAAGGACGCCGTGGCGCATAAGGCGAGCGAGACCGCCGAGGAGACCAAGAACAAGCTCGGGGAGTACAAGGACGCGGCGGCCGGGAAGGCGCGGGAGGCCATGGACGCCACCGCCGACAAGACTAGGGAGGCCAAGGACGTGACCATGCAGAAAGCACAGGAGACGAAGGACGCCACCGCTGACAGGGCAAGGGAGGCCAAGGACGCGGCCAAGCAGAAGGCCGGCGAGTACACGGACTCTGCCAGGGAGACCGCGCAGGAGGCCAGGGACAGGTCCAGGGCGACCGCGCAGACCGCGGCCGACCAGGCGAGGGAGACGGCCGGCACCCACGACGCCGACAG GGGTCAAGGACAAGGTCTGTTCGGGGCACTGGGTTACATGACGGGCGCGATAAAGGAGAAGCTGACGCTGGGTTCAGCTCCAGGGCAGCAGCACCACGACGTCCGGCTGGGCGGCGAGGACGAGCGCGCGGTGAAGGAGCGCGCggcggagaaggcggcggaggtgtACTTCGAGGAGAAGGACCGGCTGCTGAGGGAGCGCGCGGCGGAGCGGGTGGACCGGTGCGTGGAGAAGTGCGTCGAGGGGTGCGCCGACTCGGCCTGCGTGCACCGCCAGGGCAAGATGTGA
- the LOC133912405 gene encoding probable ADP-ribosylation factor GTPase-activating protein AGD14 isoform X2 produces the protein MAAASRKEEERNERVVRGLLKLPPNRRCVNCNGLGPQYVCTSFWTFVCISCSGIHREFTHRVKSVSMSKFSTQEVEALQKGGNQRARESFLKDFDTQKMRLPDSSNIDSLREFIKAVYVERRYTGGRFSERPPRVNQNQKAHEEEHRRASSYHSFSQSPPYDHQYEDRRIGKQSAFLSRKPGSDRGHDGKISGFAYRSHSLHERMTEDGFGSESCGSRTSNCSGSSMSDTVRTAPQSPNFLDNGCFSPPVLQDQSKVQSLYGLTTSQRTASAGNMDSISFKSGNSSLPDLIFEDDNVCRTQKSTNSAFSDATTTNTANQDLLNPTAVKKQPVTRLDESVDLFANMPPTTTSADKVIPATQSMDNAGWATFDTPPEEKQPAVTGLSYVAAAGNGKQALSRDLFSFEPNDQSTLFHIYKEKASVTNQFTATSLDTRSSQAWSVFDATNGSTQYTLPGDLSQMTTKSQEPKGPMDENGSQLWHSFDDVNGVVAHYPPCAQPRSDEHKNAVNFSLSTSNPFTCSVASKDSHDDFHKVFMDELSPNTPHAAFAEPSLGGASTEQVPLNPFDLPFDNDSEIPNLFMDVSSLQEALPNPDLPDFLDGLPETWFSNSPCAYVPSASHGGLPCLVEQAPNSPLRNIPVGAVSTGNPFA, from the exons ATGGCGGCCGCGTccaggaaggaggaggagaggaacgAGCGGGTCGTGCGGGGGCTCCTCAAGCTGCCGCCCAACCGCAGATGCGTCAACTGCAACGGCCTC GGGCCGCAGTACGTGTGCACGAGCTTCTGGACCTTCGTCTGCATCTCCTGCAGCGGCATCCA CCGTGAGTTCACGCACCGAGTGAAATCTGTCTCCATGTCCAAGTTCAGCACACAAGAGGTCGAGGCTCTCCAGAAGGGTGGGAACCAG CGAGCCAGGGAATCATTCTTGAAGGATTTTGATACCCAGAAAATGAGGCTACCTGATAGCAG CAACATTGACAGTCTTAGGGAATTCATAAAAGCTGTTTATGTGGAGAGGAGGTATACTGGTGGGAGATTTTCTGAAAGGCCTCCCAGAGTTAATCAG AACCAAAAGGCACATGAAGAAGAACATAGAAGGGCAAGCTCCTACCATTCATTTTCTCAGAGCCCACCTTATGATCACCAGTATGAAGATAGACGCATTGGCAAACAATCTGCATTCCTAAGTAGGAAGCCTGGTTCAGATCGGGGGCATGACGGGAAGATTTCTGGATTTGCATACCGTTCTCATAGCCTGCATGAGAGAATGACTGAGGACGGATTTGGTAGTGAGAGTTGTGGATCGAGGACTTCTAACTGTTCAGGGTCAAGCATGAGTGATACGGTTAGAACTGCACCACAATCACCAAATTTTCTTGATAATGGGTGTTTCAGCCCACCTGTGCTACAAGATCAATCAAAAGTACAGAGTTTGTATGGACTCACTACTTCACAG AGAACTGCATCAGCAGGAAACATGGATTCAATCTCTTTTAAATCAGGCAATTCAAGCTTGCCTGATTTGATTTTTGAGGACGATAATGTTTGCAGAACTCAGAAATCCACGAACTCAGCCTTTTCTGATGCTACAACTACAAATACCGCAAATCAAGATCTCCTTAATCCCACAGCTGTAAAGAAACAGCCAGTAACTAGATTGGATGAATCTGTAGATCTTTTCGCAAATATGCCTCCCACAACTACGTCTGCTGATAAAGTGATACCAGCAACTCAGTCAATGGACAATGCTGGGTGGGCTACATTTGATACACCTCCAGAAGAAAAGCAACCTGCAGTCACTGGGCTCTCTTATGTTGCTGCAGCAGGCAACGGTAAACAGGCTCTGAGTCGTGATTTATTTTCATTTGAGCCAAATGATCAATCAACATTGTTCCATATCTATAAGGAAAAAGCTTCAGTTACCAATCAGTTTACAGCTACATCTCTTGATACAAGGAGTTCTCAG GCTTGGAGTGTTTTTGATGCCACCAATGGTAGTACCCAATACACTCTCCCGGGAGATCTATCACAAATGACTACTAAATCACAAGAGCCTAAAGGACCGATGGACGAAAATGGTTCTCAG CTCTGGCATTCATTTGATGATGTAAATGGTGTCGTTGCTCATTATCCACCCTGTGCTCAGCCGCGAAGTGATGAGCACAAAAATGCTGTAAACTTTTCCCTTTCAACCAGCAATCCATTTACATGCTCTGTAGCTTCAAAG GATTCTCATGATGATTTCCACAAAGTATTCATGGATGAATTATCACCTAATACACCTCATGCTGCTTTCGCAGAACCATCTCTG GGAGGAGCCTCTACTGAGCAGGTGCCATTAAATCCATTTGATCTTCCATTTGACAATGATTCAGAGATTCCTAATCTG TTCATGGACGTTAGTTCATTGCAAGAGGCTTTGCCTAATCCAGATCTACCCGATTTTCTTGATGGTTTACCTGAAACTTGGTTTTCCAACAGTCCTTGTGCTTATGTTCCATCAGCATCACATG GTGGACTACCATGCCTTGTCGAGCAGGCCCCAAACTCTCCGCTGCG GAATATACCAGTGGGCGCTGTATCAACTGGAAATCCTTTTGCATAG
- the LOC133912405 gene encoding probable ADP-ribosylation factor GTPase-activating protein AGD14 isoform X1, translating to MAAASRKEEERNERVVRGLLKLPPNRRCVNCNGLGPQYVCTSFWTFVCISCSGIHREFTHRVKSVSMSKFSTQEVEALQKGGNQRARESFLKDFDTQKMRLPDSSNIDSLREFIKAVYVERRYTGGRFSERPPRVNQNQKAHEEEHRRASSYHSFSQSPPYDHQYEDRRIGKQSAFLSRKPGSDRGHDGKISGFAYRSHSLHERMTEDGFGSESCGSRTSNCSGSSMSDTVRTAPQSPNFLDNGCFSPPVLQDQSKVQSLYGLTTSQRTASAGNMDSISFKSGNSSLPDLIFEDDNVCRTQKSTNSAFSDATTTNTANQDLLNPTAVKKQPVTRLDESVDLFANMPPTTTSADKVIPATQSMDNAGWATFDTPPEEKQPAVTGLSYVAAAGNGKQALSRDLFSFEPNDQSTLFHIYKEKASVTNQFTATSLDTRSSQAWSVFDATNGSTQYTLPGDLSQMTTKSQEPKGPMDENGSQLWHSFDDVNGVVAHYPPCAQPRSDEHKNAVNFSLSTSNPFTCSVASKDSHDDFHKVFMDELSPNTPHAAFAEPSLGGASTEQVPLNPFDLPFDNDSEIPNLFMDVSSLQEALPNPDLPDFLDGLPETWFSNSPCAYVPSASHAYTCSGGLPCLVEQAPNSPLRNIPVGAVSTGNPFA from the exons ATGGCGGCCGCGTccaggaaggaggaggagaggaacgAGCGGGTCGTGCGGGGGCTCCTCAAGCTGCCGCCCAACCGCAGATGCGTCAACTGCAACGGCCTC GGGCCGCAGTACGTGTGCACGAGCTTCTGGACCTTCGTCTGCATCTCCTGCAGCGGCATCCA CCGTGAGTTCACGCACCGAGTGAAATCTGTCTCCATGTCCAAGTTCAGCACACAAGAGGTCGAGGCTCTCCAGAAGGGTGGGAACCAG CGAGCCAGGGAATCATTCTTGAAGGATTTTGATACCCAGAAAATGAGGCTACCTGATAGCAG CAACATTGACAGTCTTAGGGAATTCATAAAAGCTGTTTATGTGGAGAGGAGGTATACTGGTGGGAGATTTTCTGAAAGGCCTCCCAGAGTTAATCAG AACCAAAAGGCACATGAAGAAGAACATAGAAGGGCAAGCTCCTACCATTCATTTTCTCAGAGCCCACCTTATGATCACCAGTATGAAGATAGACGCATTGGCAAACAATCTGCATTCCTAAGTAGGAAGCCTGGTTCAGATCGGGGGCATGACGGGAAGATTTCTGGATTTGCATACCGTTCTCATAGCCTGCATGAGAGAATGACTGAGGACGGATTTGGTAGTGAGAGTTGTGGATCGAGGACTTCTAACTGTTCAGGGTCAAGCATGAGTGATACGGTTAGAACTGCACCACAATCACCAAATTTTCTTGATAATGGGTGTTTCAGCCCACCTGTGCTACAAGATCAATCAAAAGTACAGAGTTTGTATGGACTCACTACTTCACAG AGAACTGCATCAGCAGGAAACATGGATTCAATCTCTTTTAAATCAGGCAATTCAAGCTTGCCTGATTTGATTTTTGAGGACGATAATGTTTGCAGAACTCAGAAATCCACGAACTCAGCCTTTTCTGATGCTACAACTACAAATACCGCAAATCAAGATCTCCTTAATCCCACAGCTGTAAAGAAACAGCCAGTAACTAGATTGGATGAATCTGTAGATCTTTTCGCAAATATGCCTCCCACAACTACGTCTGCTGATAAAGTGATACCAGCAACTCAGTCAATGGACAATGCTGGGTGGGCTACATTTGATACACCTCCAGAAGAAAAGCAACCTGCAGTCACTGGGCTCTCTTATGTTGCTGCAGCAGGCAACGGTAAACAGGCTCTGAGTCGTGATTTATTTTCATTTGAGCCAAATGATCAATCAACATTGTTCCATATCTATAAGGAAAAAGCTTCAGTTACCAATCAGTTTACAGCTACATCTCTTGATACAAGGAGTTCTCAG GCTTGGAGTGTTTTTGATGCCACCAATGGTAGTACCCAATACACTCTCCCGGGAGATCTATCACAAATGACTACTAAATCACAAGAGCCTAAAGGACCGATGGACGAAAATGGTTCTCAG CTCTGGCATTCATTTGATGATGTAAATGGTGTCGTTGCTCATTATCCACCCTGTGCTCAGCCGCGAAGTGATGAGCACAAAAATGCTGTAAACTTTTCCCTTTCAACCAGCAATCCATTTACATGCTCTGTAGCTTCAAAG GATTCTCATGATGATTTCCACAAAGTATTCATGGATGAATTATCACCTAATACACCTCATGCTGCTTTCGCAGAACCATCTCTG GGAGGAGCCTCTACTGAGCAGGTGCCATTAAATCCATTTGATCTTCCATTTGACAATGATTCAGAGATTCCTAATCTG TTCATGGACGTTAGTTCATTGCAAGAGGCTTTGCCTAATCCAGATCTACCCGATTTTCTTGATGGTTTACCTGAAACTTGGTTTTCCAACAGTCCTTGTGCTTATGTTCCATCAGCATCACATG CCTACACATGTTCAGGTGGACTACCATGCCTTGTCGAGCAGGCCCCAAACTCTCCGCTGCG GAATATACCAGTGGGCGCTGTATCAACTGGAAATCCTTTTGCATAG
- the LOC133910532 gene encoding uncharacterized protein LOC133910532, with translation MPEVPGSEDISLMKNALCDNGLMSMEEEENSDNELIKKGMVFDSFDEVKFWFRDYSVRHHRPYEVVRSNAKERYTVKCQKGCGWGVWVRRIPDDSHRWKVTNVKQPHTCGFARPEQVHSQCTASYLGQCIAPIVRADPDTTVASLIESIIRFTNYRVLYGKAWRAKQHAMALLWGDWKEAYARVPRILNAIAHINPGTKWFVWTGGMMASDGGTIKPVMQRVFWCFNQCVEGFKHCRPVVSVDATFLTGKYKGALMIAVGIDAEDQLIPLAFALTEGERNSSWSWFMCLVRRHVIGAGRQIRMISDRHQGLLNAAREHMEGYPPLVHRWCMRHFAANIWRRQKSKEVLAKLKIVCKVKEERLFEKKLVELEKVLNEHATEWLKSELPNKSKWAQAFDAGGCRYGIMTTNISEVFNNVLKGIRAMPISAIVEYTFHKCNYYFVDRWKRARAGIDAGDVWGKSRC, from the coding sequence ATGCCCGAGGTGCCTGGTTCTGAGGATATTTCGTTGATGAAGAATGCTCTATGTGACAATGGCCTAATgtcgatggaggaggaagaaaacagTGATAATGAGTTGATTAAGAAGGGGATGGTATTTGATAGTTTTGATGAGGTGAAGTTTTGGTTCAGGGACTACTCAGTTCGGCACCACCGGCCGTACGAAGTTGTTCGTTCGAATGCGAAGGAGAGGTACACCGTGAAGTGCCAGAAAGGTTGTGGATGGGGTGTATGGGTCCGGCGTATCCCAGATGACAGCCACCGATGGAAGGTCACAAATGTAAAGCAGCCTCACACTTGCGGGTTTGCGAGACCGGAACAAGTGCACTCCCAGTGCACGGCAAGTTATCTTGGTCAATGCATCGCCCCAATCGTTAGGGCAGACCCGGACACGACTGTGGCctctctaattgagtctataattaggttcacaaattacCGTGTATTGTACGGGAAGGCATGGAGAGCCAAGCAACATGCCATGGCATTACTTTGGGGAGATTGGAAGGAGGCGTACGCGAGGGTCCCTAGGATCTTGAATGCAATTGCACACATCAATCCCGGGACGAAGTGGTTCGTATGGACTGGTGGCATGATGGCTAGCGATGGCGGTACCATTAAACCCGTAATGCAGCGTGTGTTTTGGTGCTTCAATCAATGCGTGGAAGGCTTCAAACATTGCCGGCCCGTGGTAAGTGTCGACGCCACATTCTTGACTGGAAAGTACAAGGGCGCATTGATGATTGCTGTTGGCATCGATGCTGAGGATCAGTTGATCCCTCTAGCATTTGCGCTGACGGAAGGAGAGCGGAACAGTAGCTGGTCTTGGTTCATGTGCCTGGTCCGCCGTCACGTAATTGGAGCGGGACGACAAATTCGCATGATATCGGATCGACACCAAGGTCTCCTCAACGCAGCAAGGGAACACATGGAAGGTTACCCTCCTCTCGTGCACCGGTGGTGTATGCGGCATTTTGCTGCGAACATTTGGAGAAGACAGAAAAGCAAGGAGGTACTTGCCAAACTCAAAATAGTTTGCAAGGTTAAAGAAGAGAGACTGTTCGAAAAAAAGCTAGTAGAATTGGAGAAGGTATTGAACGAGCATGCGACAGAGTGGTTAAAGAGCGAACTACCTAACAAGTCAAAATGGGCGCAGGCTTTTGATGCGGGAGGATGTAGGTACGGGATTATGACAACAAATATCTCAGAGGTATTCAACAACGTCCTTAAAGGCATCCGTGCAATGCCGATTTCTGCCATCGTTGAGTACACCTTTCATAAATGCAACTACTACTTTGTTGATCGGTGGAAGAGAGCACGCGCAGGTATCGATGCTGGTGATGTGTGGGGGAAAAGCCGTTGCTAA